The Verrucomicrobiota bacterium genomic interval TCTTTCGGCGGGTCTCCTCCCAGGGCCAAGAGATTGGAAACACCGGCCTCGGCGTAGCGAGAGAGAATCTGGTGGAGTTCCTCCTTTTGATGACAGACGCAGGTCAGGTGCGGGATGGGATCGAGGGTGCTTTCCTTCTGCAAGCGAACGACCAGATCGTGGGTGGCCTCCCGGGTGGAGCCGCCTGCTCCGTAGGTCACGCTCACGAAGTCGGGTTGCAGCCCTTCGAGCTCGCGAATGGTCTCAAAGAGCGCCTCCCAGCCAGCGTCATTTTTCGGTGGGAAGAATTCGAAAGAAAGGCTGGGGGCGTCCCGATTAAGGATGTCTTGGATGTGCATCGGACTGGGAAATAGCAAGGACCAGAAAGGAGCGAGTGCAAGTGAGCATTGCGGAGGCTTTTCCCGGTGGACAGAAGGCGGCCTCCTGTCTACCGAACGAGCACCCTCATGACGCCCGTTGATTTTTTGGAACAGTGGCTGGCCGGCGGGCCGGACCGCGAAGTCGGCCGCGCGATCGCCTTCTGGGCGCGGACGATTGCGACCGTGAGCGTGCTCGTGATCTCGCTCTCACTCCACTTCCTGATCAGTCAATTCGCCATTCGAGCGGTCGAGCGGGCGGTCAAGCAATCCCGTATCCGCTGGGACGATATCATTCTGCGAAGCGGGATGATCCGCTGGCTGGTGCACTTGATCCCCGGCGTCCTCATTTTCCTGCTGACCGAGACGGCGCTCCAGGGGAATGACGAGCTCATCGCGGGCGTGCAGACGGTGGCCTACATCTACATCGTCCTGGTTTCCTTGCTGGCTCTCAATGCCTTTCTCAATTCGCTCCTGCAGATCCAGAGCACGGCGCAGAGCGGGCGGGGTGTGCCCCTCAAGGTCTTCGTGCAGGTGGTGCAAATCCTCCTTCTCATCTTTGGGCTCATTCTGATCATCTCGGCTCTGGTGGAGCGCCCCCCGGGCGCGGTCCTGGCGGGGCTGGGGGCGGCCACCGCCGTCCTCATGCTGATTTTCAAGGACTTCATTCTGGGCTTGGTGGCGGGGGTCCAACTGGCCACCAACCGGATGCTCAAGGTGGGCGATTGGATCGCTATGCCGAGCCGAGGAGCGGACGGGACGGTCATCGACGTGGCCCTCACCACCATCAAGGTCCAGAACTGGGACAAGACCATCACCAGCATCCCGGTCTACGCGCTGGTGAGCGATTCCTTCACCAACTGGGCCGGGATGGAGCAGGCTGGGGGGCGGCGCATCAAGCGATCCATTTTCATCGACAGCACCTCCATCCAAGTCTGCCAGGAGCCGATGCTGAAGAAATTCCGCAAGATCCGCCTTCTCAAGGACTACCTGGCTGAGAAAGAAAAGGAGCTGGCCGATTGGAACGCCAGCTTTGAGGACGCCAATGACACCCCGGTCAATGCCCGCTCCCTGACCAACATCGGGACTTTCCGGGCTTACATCCTGGCATACCTTGAACGGCACCCGCAAATCCGCAAGGACATGACCCTCTTGGTAAGGCAACTGCAACCCACCGAGCAGGGCGTGCCGATCGAGGTCTACTGCTTCACCAATGACATCCGCTGGGCCTACTACGAGGGGATCCAATCGGACATTTTCGACCACCTCCTCTCGGTGGCGCGGGAGTTCGGCTTGCGCGTCTACCAGAAGCCCTCCGGGCAGGATTTGGGCCGGGCCTTGCAGGACCTGGCCGACACCTGAGCCGGGCCGGATTTGGTCTTGCGCCGCTTCCTGAAGTCGGTCAGGCTCGGCGCTCCAGTCCCATGAAAATCCAACGCGCGCTTCTCTCCGTCTCGGACAAGGCAGGTCTCCTCGAATTCGCCCAAGGCCTGGCCGACCGAGGGGTCGAGATCATCTCCACGGGCGGGACGGCCAAGGCCCTGCAAGAGGCCGGCGTGCCGCTCATCGAGATTTCAGAATACACGGGCTTTCCCGAAATGATGGGCGGGCGGGTCAAGACCCTGCATCCGAAGGTGCACGGCGGCCTGCTCTTCAAGCGCCATGACAAAGAGCACTTGGCGCAATCCGAGGAATATGAAATCGGC includes:
- a CDS encoding mechanosensitive ion channel family protein — its product is MTPVDFLEQWLAGGPDREVGRAIAFWARTIATVSVLVISLSLHFLISQFAIRAVERAVKQSRIRWDDIILRSGMIRWLVHLIPGVLIFLLTETALQGNDELIAGVQTVAYIYIVLVSLLALNAFLNSLLQIQSTAQSGRGVPLKVFVQVVQILLLIFGLILIISALVERPPGAVLAGLGAATAVLMLIFKDFILGLVAGVQLATNRMLKVGDWIAMPSRGADGTVIDVALTTIKVQNWDKTITSIPVYALVSDSFTNWAGMEQAGGRRIKRSIFIDSTSIQVCQEPMLKKFRKIRLLKDYLAEKEKELADWNASFEDANDTPVNARSLTNIGTFRAYILAYLERHPQIRKDMTLLVRQLQPTEQGVPIEVYCFTNDIRWAYYEGIQSDIFDHLLSVAREFGLRVYQKPSGQDLGRALQDLADT